TCCGTGAGCCAGGATTCGGTGTGGGCGATGGCTGCGCGGCGGTTAAGTAATCCGGTTAGGCCATCTGTATCGGCCAGTTCCTTTAATCGTTTCCGCTGTGTGGCCATGCGCTTAAAGAACAGCAGCAGAATAAGCCCGAGGGCGATGCCTAATATATTGACTGTCCACTGCAATCTTTGTCGCTCTTCTGCGGCATCAAGTTTTCTTTGAAACTCTGCATTGCGATTGGCAAGCAGCTCATTATTACTGGTGACCCGCTCATACTCCATCTCCGCCAGCAGCGCTTCGATGCCGCCGGAGAGCACTTCCCGTATGCGTACTAGAATACTTAAATTGTATAGTTCCATCTGCTCGAAACTAGCGCCGGCATCTCCTCTCGCTGTGGCTAATAGCGCCTTTAGCTTAAGTATATTGGCGCCTTCAAAGCTGTTTCTCGATGTGCTAGGTAACTGCGTAAGATATTCTGTAGCCTGTGCGATCATCTTTTCGGCATCAATCAGTTGGTTATTACTGATCGCTAATTCGGCTTTGAGACCAGTGAACAGATATTTTTCTCTTGTTGAGCTACTTAATGCATCACCGATAGCAATAAAAGGTTGAGCCTTTGCTGTTTGCCCAGAGGCCATATATAGATTGGCTAGTCCCAGTGCTGCCTTCAATTTCAATGCCGGTAGCTTGGCGTTGCTGGCAAAATCGTTGGCGAGAATAAACAGGCTTTCCGCTTTTTGTGGTTGTGAATCGGTTACATAGTTTTGAGCCAATACCAACAGAGTCTCGATATATTGGCTGTGGGGGCCCTTTTCTTCAAAGAAAAATCGAGCCAGCGTTAACAATTGCACCGCATGCTCTGTCATTACCACGCCGGTATAAAAGCGGGCATAGGAGAGATCCAGGTTCGCGTTCAGCCTTGGATTGTTGAGCGGCTCGGTAATGGCTTTGGCGCGACGCAAGAACTCTACAGCGATGAGTGGATTTCCCGATTCCGAGGTGAAATCTGCAGCAAAAATAAGCGCATCAATAGCCAGTGGCTTATCTTCATAGGCGATAGCGAGGTTTATAACTTCATTGACCTGTGCCATGACGGAATCGTAGTCGCGATGCTTGGCATTAAGGCGCAACTGCAGTAGCCAGGCGTCAGCGTATTCTGAAGTGGCTTGTTTCTGGGTTAACTCGCTTTGTGCTAAACCCAATACGTCACGGATAGGCTTCTCTAGTGAGGGGGCTCTGGCAAACATCAAGTGGGCTTTGGTGAGGTAGTATTGCCCAAGCCACTCATCTTGGAGATCCTCATCGGTGTCTAGTTGCTGGTACAGCTCTTCCAGTTCAGTCTCTGCGGCGGCCAATTCACCTTCAGCAAT
The Corallincola holothuriorum DNA segment above includes these coding regions:
- a CDS encoding GGDEF domain-containing protein, with protein sequence MKLVICWFVATFCWLLPTYGMASDMTDAFKQVRLHIAEGELAAAETELEELYQQLDTDEDLQDEWLGQYYLTKAHLMFARAPSLEKPIRDVLGLAQSELTQKQATSEYADAWLLQLRLNAKHRDYDSVMAQVNEVINLAIAYEDKPLAIDALIFAADFTSESGNPLIAVEFLRRAKAITEPLNNPRLNANLDLSYARFYTGVVMTEHAVQLLTLARFFFEEKGPHSQYIETLLVLAQNYVTDSQPQKAESLFILANDFASNAKLPALKLKAALGLANLYMASGQTAKAQPFIAIGDALSSSTREKYLFTGLKAELAISNNQLIDAEKMIAQATEYLTQLPSTSRNSFEGANILKLKALLATARGDAGASFEQMELYNLSILVRIREVLSGGIEALLAEMEYERVTSNNELLANRNAEFQRKLDAAEERQRLQWTVNILGIALGLILLLFFKRMATQRKRLKELADTDGLTGLLNRRAAIAHTESWLTDLRLHEVAFAIFDIDFFKKINDAHGHQTGDRVLQQFSEVALANCRESDMLARIGGEEFLLVLPGCSLKKAEERAEKIRQAFATHTFTKNLRVTASFGVASGHNVSFEQLYDAADRALYKAKESRNCVVVDPDSPYIELKAIED